The Anomalospiza imberbis isolate Cuckoo-Finch-1a 21T00152 chromosome 2, ASM3175350v1, whole genome shotgun sequence nucleotide sequence CacttctgtaagtttttttttcatgcccCTGAAGTGCCacatttcttccttgtttaatgCATAGATTAACCACTGATATTCATGTTATTTCTAAACATAACCTTCAAAGAGACTACAAGCTTTCATGGCCTAAATGTCACTGATTGCATTTAGTAGCTGTAGTGTCAGCTGCTTCCTCAGACACAtttcaaagaataaaataaagaatactACCATCTTTCATGAAATTACATTCATATTGTCAACACTTCTGCTTAACTGCTATTGCCATCAGCATTCCCTTATTCTGTACCAGGTCACTCATATCCCAACACAGAAGGatcaaaaaaacccttcagGAGTCACTTTCATCCACTGTATTTAATACAAGTTTTTAATGGTTAGCTCACCTTCAAGATAATAAGGTTTAGAATACTCATTGCATGAAGTTTATAtaaatgaaaagtaaattaAGACAGACTCCATGGAGGAGATCATGTATTTGTCAATATAAATTTTATCTACCTCATAGGAAAAAATTTGTGCAAGCATACAGTACATGCAAAATATCAAGAAAATTAGTAACATCTTTTCCAATTTGAATGGTACAAAGTCAGAAGAATTGATAGCCTATATATTTTATGTACCATAACCTAGGCTGCAAATTCCCATGGTTCTGTGACCAGAAAAGTCATAACACCAGAAAAGATAGCAAATTTTACTTAAACAATAAAGATTATATAAGCATAACAAAAGCTTAATTAAtctaaatacttttaaaaaatatgagtTTTCACTCAAACTCCACCAGGAAGTGCTGGGAGACTGGAAGGGAAATAGGCtgcccaggaggcagcagggatAGGGCCAAAACCATAGTACCAATTTATCTACACACGACTTATAAAGCTATTCATATATCTACTCTACAGTATTTAAGAACACACAAACTGAACTGGAATCTTTTATGAACATTGTGGCAATATTCAAAattatcattttttaaaaatggttgAAAATCTGCATGGAATAAAATCAAAGTTTAAAGAAGTAGAGTGAGTAAATATATTCTAATCCAACTCTCAggcttcaaaatatttaaataactgcagggaaagagagaagaattGTTCAAAATTTCCTTTGCTGTGTTCAAATCCTTATAAGAACACCCACATGCAGTTTAGAAGTATGCTGGTAAAAGTAGAAATGGCTTATATGTCAGcttaagaaaggaaaattgtCCATACTTCTCCTCCAAATTAAGGCAGAAAAAAGacctatttaatttttaaagccaTTGAAAAATTGTAAGCCTTCTTGCTAAAGTTTCAATCCCTCAATACAAGCTTGCAGATCTTTTAAAaactttgattttcttcttggcctataaataaaagcattttctatCTACACTTTTCCtgtcattttctttcctgaagaaGCTAAACTCCATCTTACATAAAACAATAGCATGATTTGTGAAaatttttagtttatttattACTTATTTGTCACTTGTAACTCTTAGTGACTAGGGGATCCCAATTGCTGTCTGGGTTGCAAATAGGGAATTCTCAAGAGTGAACAAGTGGCAGAAGCTACAGTGGTCAGCTTGGAGGCGCTGTGTCTCCTTGGTTAGATTACACCGTACTCACCACACATCTAGACTaagtgtcctggtttaggacaaattaggggaaaatctccgaaggagccccttaaaggaaacaaactcccacaactcctcccccttccccactaccgggttcgggaggaatttcctcggaggataagtggaaaaaacttgtttattaagcaagagcaaaaaaaacactccctaacacaagaaaaaacagcccgagatgacaacaaacgttttcaccagtccgagagagaccgaacggcttgggcagtctcagtgctgaggagggtgctgagcttctctgtagtgcagactccggaggagttccttgacgttcccgaatcaaggtccgaagcaggtccgatgtcttcagggaaggggaggaaggaagggaaaaacaaaaatagaaaaatggcaaaataaggcaagcaaagaaaaaacaaaaaaaagcaagcgagcagagcaagcgaagcaggcttaaagctagcagcagcaagccatagcaagcagccgggggagggacacggctatagacaaaacaaactgagagcacgggaacaggaatacacgattgggatacaaagcatgaaaatgtcctgtcaccccaggacattccaccccttatcccATATCGTGAACATGTTAATGAACACAATGTAAAACCTTTCATCTCACGTGCTCAAACCTTCCACACttaacacatttccttccatcttacTTGCTCAGACTTTTGACACTTTCAcgtttccttctgtctcatgtctgtatGATGTAACGTACAGACAATGGTGGTAACGTTCAGCAAATAATGATATCatcccacaatcagatctccctgaggtacacaacGGGTTgtcccatctttctgcattatccaccaGGTATAACTTGGTCCTTgggcaaagacaatcccacgaATGGGTTTGCCTGTACTCGAAGCAGGATTAATCCATACCGTCTTCcccaacaaacctctgatatgggccactgggactttatctctaTCGACTATATTAAGgggctcagactgggcaggacctgctcggTTGGTGGAACCCCgagtgttaactaaccaggtggccctTGCTAAAtactgctcccagttcttgaaagaccccccacccaatgctttcaaagtGGTTTTTAACAATCCATTGTATCTCTCTACTttacctgcagctggtgcatgataGGGGATGtggtacacccactcaatgccatgttccctagcccaggtgttaataagattatttttaaaatgagtcccattgtctgactcaatcctTTCAGGAGTACCATGCttccaaaggacctgcttttcaaggcccagaatGGTGTTGCGGGCTGTAGCATGAGACACGGGGTAGGTTTCCAACCATCCCGTAGTGGCTTCTACCATGGTTAGTACGTGGCGCTTGCCTTGGCGGGTTTGAGGCAGTGTGATGTAATCAATTTGCCAAGCCTCCCCATACTTGTACTTGGCCCACCGCCCCCCATACCAGAGGGGCTTCACCCGCTTAGCCTGCTTAATGGCggcacacgtctcacagtcatggataacttgagaaatgctgtccatggttagatccacccctcggtctcgtgcccacttatAGGTGGCATCTCTACCCTGGTGGcttgaggcatcatgggcccatcgtgCTAGGAACAGCTCTCCTTTGTGCTCCCAGTCAAGATCTATCTTCAACTCCCCTATCTTTGcggcctgatctacctgctgattgttttgctgctcctcaTTAGCCCTGcttctggggacatgggcatctacatggcgaaccttcacaggtagtttctctagCCGGGTAGCgatgtctttccattcttcagcagcccaaattggttttcctctgcgCTGCCAGTTCGCctccttccatctcttcagccatccccacagagcattggctaccatccaggAATCAGTATAAAGGTAAAGTTTTGGCCACTTCTCTGCTTCAGCAATGTTCAGGGCCAATTGAACAGCTTTGAGTTCCGCAAGTTGActcgatccaccttctccttcgaTAGCTTGTGCAACCtgtcgtgtggggctccatacggctgctttccacttccggtTCATTCCTACGAGGCGACAGGAACCATCAGTAAAAAGAGCGTAATGTATGTCTTCTGCCGGCAGTTGGTTatatggtggagcttcttcggCACGGGTCacttgctcttctccctcttcaccAGTGAGCCTGAAGTTTTCACCCTCaggccaatttgtaattacctccaaaatcccaggacgATTTAGTTTCCCAATTTGGGCACGCTGTGTGATGAGggcaatccacttgctccatgtagcactggtggcatggtgggtggagggaacctttcctctaaacatccaccccagcacggGTAGTCGAGGTGCCAGGAAGAGTTGTACTTCAGTACCAATCACCTCTGAAGCAGCTTGGACTCCTTCATaagcagccaagatttccttctccgTTGGGGTGTAGTTActttcagaccctctgtagctccgactccagaatcccagtggtcggcctcgggtctcctcaggcaccttctgccaaaggctccaggacaggccatggttcccggctgcagaatagagcatgttcttcacatctggtcccgtcctgactgggccaagggctactgcatgggcaatttcctgcttgatctgggcaaaagcttgttgctgctcagggccccaatgGAAGTCGTTCTTCTTACGAGTAATCaagtaaagagggctcacaatctgacTATACTCAGGAATATGCATCCTCCAGAAACCTATAGCACCtaagaaagcttgtgtttccttcttattggttggtggggacatagctgtgatTTTGTTGATGACATCGGTAGGAATCTGGCGCCGcccatcttgccacttcacccccaggaactggatctcccAAGCTGGTCCCTtaactttactttttttaatggCAAAGCCGGCTTCCAGGAGaatttggatgattttctctcctttctcgaacacttctgctgctgtgtttcctcACACAATGATATCATCAATGTACTGCaaatgttctggagcctcacccttttctagtgtagtctggatcagtccatgacagatggtgggactgtgcttccacccctggggcagtcggttccaggtgtactgcacgcccctccaggtgaaagcaaactgaggcctgcattctgtaGCCAGGgggatggagaaaaatgcattggcaaTATCGAttgtggcgtaccactttgctgccttggactccagctcgtactggagttccagcatgtccggcacagcagcgctcagtggtggtgtcacttcattcaatgcaCGGTAATCCAcggtcaatctccattctccttcagatttacGTACAGGCCAAATGGGACTGTTGAAAGGTGAGTGGGTTTTACtaaccaccccttggctctctaACTCTCGAATCATCTTGTGAATGGGGATCACAGCATCTCGATTTGTTCGATACTGCCGGCGATGCACTGTCGAGGTGGCAACaggtacttgttgctcttctaccttcaggagtcctactgcagatgggttCTCTGACaatccaggcaaggtgttcaatttcTTAATGCcctctgcctctacagcagctattccaaaagcccacctgagtcccttagGGTCTTTGTAGTAGCCACTCCTGAGatagtctatgcccagaatacacgGAGCCTCGGGGCCAGTCACAATTGGATGTTTGTGCCACTCCTTCCCGGTCAGGCTTACTTCAGCTTCCATCAGAGTCAATTCttgtgatccccccgtcaccccgGCAATGGAAATACGTTCTGTTCCCACATGTCCTGAAGGCATTAAGGTACACTGCGAACCAGTATCAACCAAAGCTCTgtatttctgtggctctgatgtgccaggccatagAACCCACACTGTCCAAAAGATTCGATTTTCCCTaacctctacctggctagaggcagggcccctctaagcctgGTTATCCTTCTTTCCAGAGACATATGTCTTGGAGGTTCCTTCCAGGGGATCCGACAAATCATCGTCATCATTATGCCTGACAATTCGACTAcgggcaactggagctgcttcccttttcttaccttccttcaattcacgcacccgttgtgccagagcagcagtagacttcccatcccatctcctcatgttttctccagacTCACGTAAGAAGAACCACAActcagctcgtggggtgtaccttctctccccaacAATGGAACGTTTGCGTTGGATAGCAGGGCGTCTAATTTGTACAGCTGAGATTTGGAGGAGGTCCTCCTTAATCTCTTCCCTGAGTTTCTTACGACTTTCCTCtattttgtcttctaatttctgcagtcgTGTTTCCACAGCTGCAATTCTGGCATGAGTCGGGCCATGTACAGCATCCGCATATGCTCGAAGCTTCTTCGCCATATCGAGTACAGTCTCATATACCTCATcccgcttcattattgctagAGCAGAAGCGTATTCAGGTGGCCCAAGTCGCACAAGTTTCCTCCACATTACAGGTGTACACGGTACGAAgtctggattcctagttgttaTGTCATCTGAAAAAATGACCTCTACCACTGCCATCTCTCTCAGGCGTTGGATCCCCTGTTCTATGGTCTTCCACCGTGTCTGCTGAATATAGAGgtcatctgcacacaggtatctttgtgctacgCTGTCCAGGACCCgttcccagaggctgtgagggctAGCCCCTCTCATCATGCCTTGGTCGATCACAGGATcgtgtgacagggatcccaaatgcctcgctTCAGTGCCATCCAGAATGGTAGCCtcccctgctgcatcccaaaggCGGACTAGCCAACTAATTATAGATTCATCGGGCTGTCGCCTATAATCCTTCCTTAGGCCTCGAAGGTCCTTCAGGGAGAAGGAATCAATATTGGCTCCGGAATCTGTGCCATTTGGTGTGGTTTCTGATTTTGGTGATGGTCCTTCTCTtggatcatcatcatcatcctccacCCTTCGGTCAGTCTTGCTTTTGCACTTTCCACCTCTTGTATTAGCAGCAACAGCCATTGGTTGAGGCTTACTCTCTGGTTTAACTACTGGCCTGGAGCCTGGgatgttggctgcagcctgagtgactgggatagTAACTAACTTATCTCCCTGTTCcctttcctctgtctgctgccctacagtgTCTAGCAGGGTGCGATAAGCatgtgccagggcccagctcactgcaatgatcttttcCTCCTTAGTGTTACCATGGCAcctctctttcaggtactttacCACCTCAGCTGgattctgaatttgttcagatggaaagtcccagactataggatcagaaaactcctttaaaatttggcccatatcctcccatttcccacaccactcaggacTCCTCACCCTTGGTTTTACTCCTAAATCAGGAGTCTCACCAGCCCCTCTAGAAATTTCAGCCTTCATCTTATATAAACTGCAGACAGTATAAAGAAAGCTTACTAAATTAAATGCCAGAAAGATGGTGTCCTTGGCAGTCAGGGAGAACCAAACATTTTCTAATAGAgatgtaaataattcagaggagaagaaggaaagcaaaggctgaaaagcctcctCCCCTGCTTCTCCCCTAACAAACTGAGTACACAGCCACAACCACGAACCATACATTCCTGGAACCaataacaacatttttataaacctCTTGCAAATCATCACAACCAAGCCCAACCCGATAAATATTCTGGTTAGTGCCCCTCTGCTACAAAAGCTACGCATTAGGGACAATACCggagctatttctggataagaaaataaacctagggaccacaaaggtattaaaacttcaaaaaaccCTAATGACCAGAAATAGAGGCAGGCTTTCAATCCAAATGACATTATAACTTCAAAAACAGACATACCAATGTACCCACGAAACAATTGAgaccaaaatattatttagaatgaagttttttccactttgtctGGTCGATTTCCCCGTACGGGCCACCAAATTGAATatattgtcctggtttaggacaaattaggggaaaatctccgaaggagccccttaaaggaaacaaactcccacaactcctcccccttccccactaccgggttcgggaggaatttcctcggaggataagtggaaaaaacttgtttattaagcaagagcaaaaaaaaacactccctaacacaagaaaaaacagcccgagatgacaacaaacgttttcaccagtccgagagagaccgaacggcttgggcagtctcagtgctgaggagggtgctgagcttctctgtagtgcagactccggaggagttccttgacgttcccgaatcaaggtccgaagcaggtccgatgtcttcagggaaggggaggaaggaagggaaaaacaaaaatagaaaaatggcaaaataaggcaagcaaagaaaaaacaaaaaaaagcaagcgagcagagcaagcgaagcaggcttaaagctagcagcagcaagccatagcaagcagccgggggagggacacggctatagacaaaacaaactgagagcacgggaacaggaatacacgattgggatacaaagcatgaaaatgtcctgtcaccccaggacactaAGATAGTTTGAAATTAAAGTTTTAGCTAGAAGACTcttcttctgggaaaaaaaaaaaaaaagtgtccaATGAAACTAAAGAAACTGCTCTATGAAAAATGTGTCAGGAATCTTGTATAAACTGAGGTAGTTTAGCCTTCATATGAGAATTATGCTATACctgtaaaaaaaaccacatctgTGCATGCAAACACAGTCCCTTGAGCTGCTTTTTGAGGTGATTCACTTCAGTTTTGTTCTTGATGCACTTGTGCTTACAGTCGAGTTCTGAAATAAACTTAGTGTTTTTATCAGTTTTCTAAACAAATGCTCCTaggaaaacacaattttttttctgctacaaaacagcttttaaatacTGCTAGTCATCTATATATTTTAGAGGTTGTTTTGTTCCTTTACCAGTCCCACAAAGCAGTTTAAATCCCACTGTCAAACTTTCTGATAATAACTTTTTGTACTTTAAATACCTAAGTGTTCAAAAGTCTTTGAAAAGTGGAGTTTAATGTCAAAGgaaagcatttttgtttaattgaAGGAAAGTGAATATTTTCTCGGTAATCATCTCATTTATTGTATATGTTACTATGCTCTTACATTATCtattaaaaacattaaataaatccagtggaaataaataaataaataaataatctcCATCAGTCTTTGATAGTACACTGTGCCACACTAATAGAACATTCCTACTTCAGTGGTAAAATATTCCTAAATACTTTTGTTGTCAAACTCATCTTCCATAAAAGAGCATTGACAGAAAGTCTTTCAGGAATGCACTGGtccaaaaccaaagcaaagtaCAGCATTTCAGCATTTGTATCTGACTTGAGAGGATCTTGCTTGACATCTCCTTCACTCACATCACTGAAGATAtttcaaatttctctttttcttaaaatcttCCAGGTTTGGAAGAGAAACCGCAGAGCGAAGCCAAAAAAGCTGTTCCAGCAATAACAAAATGAGGGATTGGCAGAGAGTAGTAGGTTTTTCTTGTGTATCTGATTTCTTTCTGACCCCTTGTTTGCTCTCATCTTCCCCTACTCTTGGCACTTTTTTGCTctacaatgattttttttttaaactcactGTCCTCCCTTCACAAAACTTAAAATAAGAACTCTACATATATTTTGACCATGTTTCTTGGCAAAACATCATAAgttgatattttcttttctttacttGTAGAATACTCGGATTCAAAGGGCTGTTGGGTTGATCTGGACATTACCCTTAGCACTATGGTTATTCTCTCTTTTCCAGCAGTTCTCAACCCATCAGAATTAATCAAGCTCTCCCTTCATTGTATAATTTAAAGTTGTCTTCAAACTCTGAAATATCTGTCGAATTAGTATATTGAAGATTGGACTCCAGATATGTATAACTTAGACCACCTTTTTCAATTACATTTTGCAGATTTTATCTTCAATTACTGATGCAGACATTAATGTTATGAAGTTTGAAATACTAAAGGGTTTTAAGTAAGCTTTTAGGAAGTCAAAAGGAAGTTCAGAACCTCATGAAGTCTACATATTCAGAAATACGGATACTAACTGTTTTAAAACtaaataatttctaattaaTCCAAGGAAAGCCAGTAAGACATCAGAAGCCTCTGcactattaatttttttccaacatGTCATAGTCTGTCCAAAGAGTTTTCATCAgacttttagaaaatatttccttgtgCGTACATTTTTAAAGCTCAGGCAATGTATAGGCATCTTTAATTCACCAACAATAACTGATTGAAGACTGTTTAGTGACCATATTATACATCAGTACCAGCAAAAGTTTCCTGGATAAAACATACTTGAGATATGACAAAGTCAACCATTAAGAGTGCATAAACCAGAACATTATCCTTGTTGTTggatttcttatttttctcctttgccaGTACTTTCAGGCATCCAAGCTTTTGTCACAGCTAGCTTTTACATGTAATTTACTACTTACATTGATAATGCAGTTGACAGCTAGAGGAATTAACAGAATTCTGTTTTACTGGGAGAAGTAAATATGCAGAATCTTCCCTGTCATTCCAACACACACCTGGACAAGATTGATTAGTCTTCCCATAAATACAACTGCAAGTACTTTTAGATATAATAGCATTATTGCATGTTTAATGAGAGCAGAGGAAGCAAAAATATTATGGTTTACACTCCTGTCTGTTTAGATTCATCAGAAATATGCTCAGGCTCTGGGAACATTAAGCAAGATCCACAAAAccacatgcttttttttttccccttgagaAGTTGTTAACATTTCAGGAAGAAGTTGGTCTCAGATTGCTTATGTCGATGTTAACCTTATGAAAGCTGCTGCCTTTTGCATATTGAGAATAGCCATTTCTAATGACTATTTAAATGTTGCATGCtcttttttcatgcattttttattttatgactGCAATACAAACAAAGAGTGCATATGTATTCTTAGTGGGCTACTAAAAGCCAGCCCAAGGTTTTATTCCTAGAAACAACTAATTACCAGGCTCAGCAGAAACATTTGGAGATGTATGAGCaactttaattattttccaaacCAAAGAACTCTGTCCATTATTTACCATTACACTGAGATAATGGTCACTCTAGAAACACATTAAATGTCAGCAttgagaaaattttattttcacagtcAATCTTTTTGGGATTGTAGCaaaattattatataatttTCAAGAGGAGCTCTGCTTAATCTgaatttgttttattgtttgttgTAATAGCATAATGTTATGTATTTATATGAAGAAATTGCAGTTGCATACCCTTGTCATCCATACACAATATATGCGTTCTCTAACAAATGGAGCAATCTTTTGAAAATCTGGGAAAACTGCTGatgtaaaatatttatgcagCAGACAGAGCACAATTCTTAG carries:
- the LOC137468726 gene encoding uncharacterized protein codes for the protein MKAEISRGAGETPDLGVKPRVRSPEWCGKWEDMGQILKEFSDPIVWDFPSEQIQNPAEVVKYLKERCHGNTKEEKIIAVSWALAHAYRTLLDTVGQQTEEREQGDKLVTIPVTQAAANIPGSRPVVKPESKPQPMAVAANTRGGKCKSKTDRRVEDDDDDPREGPSPKSETTPNGTDSGANIDSFSLKDLRGLRKDYRRQPDESIISWLVRLWDAAGEATILDGTEARHLGSLSHDPVIDQGMMRGASPHSLWERVLDSVAQRYLCADDLYIQQTRWKTIEQGIQRLREMAVVEVIFSDDITTRNPDFVPCTPVMWRKLVRLGPPEYASALAIMKRDEVYETVLDMAKKLRAYADAVHGPTHARIAAVETRLQKLEDKIEESRKKLREEIKEDLLQISAVQIRRPAIQRKRSIVGERRYTPRAELWFFLRESGENMRRWDGKSTAALAQRVRELKEGKKREAAPVARSRIVRHNDDDDLSDPLEGTSKTYVSGKKDNQA